In Pleomorphomonas sp. T1.2MG-36, a single window of DNA contains:
- a CDS encoding LysR family transcriptional regulator codes for MLDWTLLRSFLAVVDSGSLSAAADRLGLVQPTVGRHIRELEETLDTPLFRRQPRGLEPTPAALDLVEDARRMGEAALALERKASGTGDSLAGTVRVTASRMVATYLLPDVIAALHVEEPDVDIEIVASDETQNLLRRDADIALRMYEPRQPQLVRRRIGDIPLAVYASPAYLARRGTPARLADLLDHDVIGLDRADDLLQGFARAGLPVPREWFPIRCDDHVVGWQMVIAGAGIGFIQAPIAEAEPRVVRLPVEDIGFALPLWLAYHEDLKPSRRIRFVADRLVEGLARRIKPRKAK; via the coding sequence ATGCTCGATTGGACCCTTCTTCGCTCCTTCCTCGCCGTGGTCGACAGCGGATCGTTGTCGGCGGCGGCCGACCGGCTCGGCCTCGTCCAGCCGACGGTCGGGCGGCATATCCGCGAGCTCGAGGAAACGCTCGACACGCCACTGTTCCGTCGCCAGCCGCGCGGCCTGGAGCCGACGCCGGCCGCCCTCGACCTCGTCGAGGATGCCCGTCGCATGGGCGAGGCGGCGCTGGCGCTGGAGCGCAAGGCAAGCGGCACCGGCGACAGCCTGGCCGGTACGGTGCGCGTCACGGCGAGCCGCATGGTGGCGACCTATCTGCTGCCTGACGTCATCGCGGCGCTGCATGTCGAGGAGCCGGATGTCGACATAGAGATCGTCGCCAGCGACGAGACGCAGAACCTGTTGCGCCGCGACGCCGACATCGCGCTCCGCATGTACGAGCCGCGCCAACCCCAGCTCGTTCGCCGACGCATCGGCGACATTCCGCTTGCCGTCTACGCGTCGCCCGCCTATCTCGCCCGGCGCGGTACGCCGGCCCGATTGGCCGATCTCCTGGACCACGACGTCATCGGTCTCGACAGGGCCGACGATCTCTTGCAGGGTTTTGCCCGCGCCGGCCTGCCGGTGCCGCGCGAGTGGTTCCCGATCCGCTGCGACGACCACGTCGTCGGCTGGCAGATGGTCATAGCCGGCGCCGGCATCGGCTTCATCCAGGCGCCTATCGCCGAGGCCGAGCCGCGCGTCGTGCGGCTGCCGGTCGAGGATATCGGCTTCGCGCTGCCGCTCTGGCTCGCCTACCACGAAGACCTCAAGCCCAGCCGCCGCATCCGCTTCGTCGCCGATCGCCTCGTCGAGGGTCTCGCCCGCCGCATCAAGCCCCGGAAGGCCAAGTGA
- a CDS encoding DNA-3-methyladenine glycosylase, which produces MIAPLSPLPAIELAPLLIGATLLVDGAGGIIVETEAYEADDPASHSFTGERPRNRAMFGPPLTAYVYRSYGVHWCVNIVTGPVGHGAAVLLRAIEPTAGLGVMAERRRTAEPRLLAAGPGRLTEALGISIAHDGLPLDAPPFVLIPRQGTPDIVAGPRIGITKAADRPWRFGLRGSRFLSRPFR; this is translated from the coding sequence GTGATCGCTCCCCTGTCTCCCCTCCCCGCCATCGAGCTGGCGCCGCTGCTGATCGGCGCCACCCTTCTCGTCGATGGCGCCGGCGGCATCATCGTCGAGACCGAGGCCTACGAGGCCGACGATCCCGCCTCGCACTCGTTTACCGGCGAGCGGCCGCGCAACCGCGCCATGTTCGGCCCGCCGCTCACCGCCTATGTCTACCGTTCCTATGGCGTGCACTGGTGCGTCAACATCGTCACCGGCCCGGTGGGCCACGGCGCCGCCGTGCTGCTGAGGGCCATCGAACCGACCGCCGGCTTGGGGGTGATGGCGGAGCGGCGACGGACCGCCGAGCCGCGCCTCCTTGCCGCAGGCCCCGGCCGGCTGACCGAAGCGCTCGGCATCTCCATTGCCCACGATGGGTTGCCGCTCGATGCGCCGCCCTTCGTGCTGATCCCGCGCCAAGGCACCCCCGACATCGTCGCCGGCCCGCGCATCGGCATCACCAAGGCGGCCGACCGACCATGGCGCTTCGGCCTCAGGGGATCTCGCTTTCTCAGCCGGCCGTTCCGCTGA
- a CDS encoding DUF2000 domain-containing protein: MPPDCRLAIVVNPDLPAGLLANTVGAIGIGLGARLPWLGNRPLTDAEGRIIDDSSILPVPILAAAPEAIGALMLKAMPRGDDSALVVFPAFSRSLHDYREYEAMLPDKRLAEEAIDGIGLCGPAKWVKSLTGSLRLLR, from the coding sequence ATGCCGCCCGACTGTCGCCTCGCCATCGTCGTCAATCCCGACCTGCCGGCCGGCCTTCTGGCCAACACGGTCGGCGCCATCGGCATCGGGCTTGGCGCCCGTCTGCCATGGCTCGGCAATCGTCCGCTCACCGATGCCGAGGGGCGCATCATCGACGACAGTTCCATCCTGCCGGTGCCGATCCTGGCGGCTGCGCCGGAGGCCATTGGCGCGCTGATGCTGAAGGCCATGCCGCGCGGCGACGACAGCGCCCTGGTGGTGTTTCCGGCCTTCTCGCGGTCGCTGCACGACTATCGCGAATACGAGGCGATGCTGCCGGACAAGCGCCTCGCCGAGGAGGCGATCGATGGCATCGGTCTCTGCGGCCCGGCGAAGTGGGTGAAATCGCTCACCGGCTCGCTGCGCCTTCTCCGATGA
- a CDS encoding Lrp/AsnC family transcriptional regulator — MPNPTLEPVDIRILEALQGDGRLTNQALAEDVGLSTSPCWRRVRQLEETGVIDGYRAALDRQKIGLGVLAFVRVKIDSHSEAEAEEFSKSVARLREVIACYSIAGDADFLLQVVSPDLDTYADFAMTVIRRLPRIKEMQTTFVLKEIKPFKGFPVGL, encoded by the coding sequence ATGCCGAACCCCACGCTTGAGCCGGTCGATATCAGAATTCTTGAGGCGCTCCAGGGTGACGGCCGCCTGACCAACCAGGCGCTCGCCGAGGACGTCGGCCTGTCGACCTCGCCCTGCTGGCGGCGCGTGCGTCAGCTTGAGGAGACAGGCGTCATCGACGGCTACCGCGCCGCGCTCGACCGACAGAAGATCGGCCTCGGGGTGCTCGCCTTCGTCCGGGTCAAGATCGACAGCCACAGCGAAGCGGAAGCCGAGGAGTTCTCGAAAAGCGTTGCCCGCCTGCGCGAGGTGATCGCCTGCTACTCCATTGCCGGCGACGCCGACTTCCTGTTGCAGGTCGTCTCACCCGACCTCGACACCTACGCCGACTTCGCCATGACGGTGATCCGCCGCCTGCCGCGCATCAAGGAAATGCAGACCACCTTCGTCCTGAAGGAGATCAAGCCGTTCAAGGGTTTTCCGGTGGGGCTGTGA
- a CDS encoding HAD-IA family hydrolase: protein MAPIKALIFDVDGTLAETEEVHRLAFNRAFAEAGLPWVWEPEFYGELLSVHGGRARLVHFIEHYAPPEADEGRRRIDELHAAKTRLFAKLVDRRLARPRPGIERLIEEARSQGLAVVLATTSSVENAEALILANFGLDGLEKITAIVGDAGVVRPKPAPDVYELALAKLGLTPRAAIVFEDNGPGLAAATAAGIRTIVTPSRYAGGDDFSTAFAVLSHLGDPFEPYQHIAGVGDEGGTDMVTVAALQRWVSDDDDILGLLTIGGRPVY, encoded by the coding sequence ATGGCACCCATCAAGGCACTGATCTTCGATGTCGACGGCACGCTGGCGGAAACCGAGGAGGTTCACCGCCTGGCCTTCAATCGCGCCTTCGCCGAGGCCGGGCTGCCCTGGGTGTGGGAACCCGAGTTCTATGGCGAGCTGCTGTCCGTTCACGGCGGGCGTGCGCGGCTCGTGCATTTCATCGAGCATTATGCGCCGCCTGAGGCCGACGAGGGGCGTCGACGGATCGACGAGTTGCACGCGGCCAAGACGCGCCTGTTCGCCAAGCTGGTGGATCGCCGGCTCGCGCGGCCCCGTCCGGGCATCGAGCGGCTGATCGAAGAGGCTCGCTCGCAAGGACTGGCCGTCGTGCTGGCCACCACGTCGAGCGTCGAGAACGCCGAGGCTCTGATCCTCGCCAACTTCGGGCTCGACGGGCTCGAAAAGATCACCGCCATCGTTGGCGACGCCGGCGTGGTGCGGCCGAAACCGGCGCCGGACGTCTACGAGCTGGCGCTGGCGAAACTGGGCCTGACGCCGCGCGCGGCGATCGTGTTCGAGGACAACGGCCCCGGTCTTGCCGCCGCCACGGCGGCCGGCATTCGCACCATCGTCACGCCGAGCCGCTATGCGGGCGGCGACGATTTCAGCACCGCCTTCGCCGTGCTGTCGCATCTCGGCGACCCCTTCGAGCCCTACCAGCACATCGCCGGGGTTGGCGACGAGGGCGGCACCGACATGGTGACGGTGGCGGCCTTGCAGCGCTGGGTGTCGGACGACGACGACATACTCGGGCTGCTGACCATCGGCGGGCGGCCGGTATATTGA
- the gph gene encoding phosphoglycolate phosphatase (PGP is an essential enzyme in the glycolate salvage pathway in higher organisms (photorespiration in plants). Phosphoglycolate results from the oxidase activity of RubisCO in the Calvin cycle when concentrations of carbon dioxide are low relative to oxygen. This enzyme is a member of the Haloacid Dehalogenase (HAD) superfamily of aspartate-nucleophile hydrolase enzymes (PF00702).) → MSIRALIFDLDGTLVDSLPDLAEAINDLMAKNGLAAHAERAVASMVGKGVPVLVQKAFAAHGVTMEGEALAAQVKTYLGFYEPRATRLTRLFPHTADVVKELAKSYRLAVCTNKPTAVSREIVDSLGIGADISVVVGGDSGVTPKPAPDMMWLVADKLGLPKDEVLMVGDSANDVASAKAAGIKVAVVRYGYTDIPADELDADFVMDDFRGLPAVLEKLR, encoded by the coding sequence ATGAGCATTCGCGCCCTGATCTTCGACCTCGACGGCACGCTGGTCGACAGCCTGCCCGACCTTGCCGAGGCGATCAACGACCTGATGGCCAAGAACGGCCTCGCCGCGCACGCGGAGCGCGCCGTGGCGTCCATGGTCGGCAAGGGCGTGCCCGTGTTGGTGCAGAAGGCTTTCGCCGCCCATGGCGTGACCATGGAGGGCGAGGCGCTCGCCGCGCAGGTGAAGACCTATCTCGGCTTCTACGAGCCGCGCGCCACGCGCCTGACGCGCCTTTTCCCCCACACCGCCGACGTGGTGAAGGAGCTTGCCAAGAGCTACCGGCTCGCTGTCTGCACCAACAAGCCGACGGCGGTTTCGCGCGAGATCGTCGACAGCCTCGGCATCGGCGCCGACATCTCGGTGGTGGTCGGCGGCGATAGCGGCGTGACGCCGAAGCCGGCGCCGGACATGATGTGGCTGGTGGCCGATAAGCTCGGCCTCCCCAAGGACGAGGTGCTAATGGTTGGCGACAGTGCCAACGACGTCGCCTCGGCCAAGGCGGCGGGCATCAAGGTGGCGGTGGTGCGCTATGGCTACACCGACATACCCGCCGACGAGCTCGACGCCGATTTCGTGATGGACGATTTCAGGGGACTTCCGGCAGTATTGGAAAAGCTGCGGTAG
- the rpe gene encoding ribulose-phosphate 3-epimerase produces MTVKIAPSVLSSDFARLGEELAAVERAGGDWVHIDIMDGHFVPNITFGPAVVKAMRPHTKLPFDVHLMIEPADPFLATFADAGADVISVHKEGGAHVHRSLQVIRSLGKKAGIVLNPGTDVGGLEYMLDEIDLVLLMTVNPGFGGQAFIPAVVEKVKKVKTLIGDRPIHIEIDGGVSTANAGLLARAGADVLVAGTSVFKGGTEADYRRNIQALRDSL; encoded by the coding sequence ATGACCGTCAAGATCGCCCCGTCCGTATTGTCGTCGGATTTCGCCCGCCTCGGCGAAGAACTCGCCGCTGTTGAGCGGGCGGGCGGCGACTGGGTTCACATCGACATCATGGACGGGCATTTCGTGCCCAACATCACCTTCGGCCCGGCGGTGGTGAAGGCGATGCGCCCGCACACCAAGCTGCCGTTCGACGTGCACCTGATGATCGAGCCGGCCGATCCGTTCCTGGCGACCTTCGCCGATGCCGGCGCCGACGTCATCAGCGTCCACAAGGAGGGCGGAGCGCATGTGCATCGCTCGCTGCAGGTGATCCGCTCGCTCGGCAAGAAGGCGGGCATTGTGCTCAACCCCGGCACCGACGTCGGTGGCCTTGAGTACATGCTCGACGAGATCGACCTCGTGCTGCTGATGACCGTCAACCCCGGCTTCGGTGGGCAGGCCTTCATTCCGGCCGTCGTCGAGAAGGTGAAGAAGGTGAAGACGCTGATCGGCGATCGGCCCATTCACATCGAGATCGACGGCGGCGTATCCACCGCCAATGCCGGCTTGCTGGCCCGTGCCGGCGCCGACGTTCTGGTTGCCGGCACGTCGGTGTTCAAGGGCGGTACCGAGGCCGACTACCGCCGCAACATTCAAGCGCTGAGAGACAGTCTATGA
- a CDS encoding YjhX family toxin produces MDISRAEQRILHLLAQGGRIEIVRDDRGDIEELSCFSRDGWLYNEFSLAMFRKLKNKRAIASKNSKPYRITQRGLELVRSQPDNR; encoded by the coding sequence ATGGATATTTCACGCGCCGAGCAGCGCATTCTGCACCTGCTTGCCCAGGGCGGACGCATCGAGATCGTCCGCGACGACCGCGGCGACATCGAAGAGCTTTCCTGTTTCAGCCGCGACGGCTGGCTCTACAATGAATTCAGTCTTGCCATGTTCCGCAAGCTGAAGAACAAGCGGGCGATCGCCTCGAAGAACAGCAAGCCCTATCGCATCACCCAGCGCGGGCTGGAGCTAGTGCGCTCGCAGCCCGACAATCGGTGA
- a CDS encoding LysR substrate-binding domain-containing protein, whose protein sequence is MRHTTLKQLRFLSAVIKTGTVTAASSAMNVTPPAITAQVKALEDLVGLPLLERVGDRFIATSAGREIATTLDRIEALLNECSGALAEMREAGSGRVAVGVVSTARYFAPTVLAAFRKERPKVDIDFIVGNRDETIQRLRNYEVDLAVMGRPPVEFEVEAKPIGKHPQVMICAPDHPLAHERNIPIEALMGETFLVREVNSGTRNSFGQLISKHDGGRDVREFEMGSNETIKQAVMAGLGISFISSHTIAAEVEAGRLVIMDVIGLPLIKTWNVVRRTDKRLLPSAEAMYRFWVEHGGDYLPKITGHVD, encoded by the coding sequence ATGCGCCACACGACTTTGAAGCAGCTGCGATTCCTGTCGGCGGTCATCAAGACCGGCACCGTCACCGCCGCCTCCTCCGCCATGAACGTCACCCCGCCGGCCATCACCGCCCAGGTGAAGGCGCTGGAAGACCTCGTCGGCCTGCCGCTTCTCGAGCGCGTCGGCGACCGCTTCATCGCCACCTCGGCCGGCAGGGAAATCGCCACCACGCTCGACCGCATCGAGGCCCTGCTCAACGAGTGCTCGGGCGCCCTGGCCGAGATGCGCGAGGCGGGCTCCGGCCGCGTCGCCGTCGGCGTCGTCTCCACCGCCCGCTACTTCGCGCCGACGGTGCTCGCCGCTTTCCGCAAGGAACGGCCCAAGGTCGACATCGACTTCATCGTCGGCAATCGCGACGAGACCATCCAGCGCCTCCGGAACTACGAGGTCGACCTCGCGGTGATGGGCCGGCCTCCGGTCGAGTTCGAGGTCGAGGCCAAGCCCATCGGCAAGCACCCGCAGGTGATGATCTGCGCGCCCGACCATCCGCTGGCCCACGAGCGCAACATTCCCATCGAAGCCCTGATGGGCGAGACCTTCCTGGTGCGAGAGGTCAACTCCGGCACCCGCAATTCATTTGGCCAATTGATCAGCAAGCACGACGGCGGGCGTGACGTCCGCGAGTTCGAGATGGGTTCCAACGAGACCATCAAGCAGGCGGTGATGGCCGGCCTCGGCATTTCCTTCATCTCCTCGCACACCATCGCCGCCGAGGTCGAAGCCGGCCGCCTCGTCATCATGGACGTGATCGGCCTGCCCCTCATAAAGACCTGGAACGTCGTCCGCCGCACCGACAAGCGGCTGCTGCCGTCGGCCGAGGCGATGTATCGCTTCTGGGTCGAGCATGGCGGCGACTATCTGCCGAAGATCACCGGCCACGTCGACTGA
- a CDS encoding trehalose-phosphatase: MSFSDPLDLAARLPAPDRLALFLDVDGTLIGPTYADRERGIAADRIALIDRLYHLLGGALAIVSGRSVETVDPMFTPLKLPVAALQGADRRFADGRRFTPVQTPDERKALEEIAKVVADAYPTMDIQWKIGALAIVYNEGDPIALKAAALAERHSGGHVAVIPGRVSVDVVPQGANKGSGIAFLMEHTPFHGRVPVHVGDDVPDEPGFLMSRDLGGYGITIGRKVEGVDSRLPDHEATWDMLAAYEARWLDDERAAAQ; this comes from the coding sequence ATGTCCTTCTCCGACCCGCTCGACCTTGCCGCCCGTCTGCCCGCGCCCGACCGTCTCGCCCTGTTCCTCGATGTCGACGGAACGCTGATCGGTCCCACCTATGCCGACCGGGAGCGCGGCATCGCCGCCGACCGCATCGCCCTGATCGACCGGCTCTACCACCTTCTGGGTGGCGCACTCGCCATCGTCAGCGGCCGCTCGGTGGAAACGGTCGATCCGATGTTCACCCCGCTGAAGCTGCCCGTCGCGGCGCTGCAAGGCGCCGACCGTCGATTTGCCGACGGGCGCCGCTTCACCCCGGTGCAGACTCCGGACGAGCGCAAGGCGCTCGAGGAGATCGCCAAGGTGGTGGCCGACGCCTATCCCACCATGGACATCCAGTGGAAGATCGGCGCGCTGGCCATCGTCTACAACGAGGGCGACCCGATTGCGCTGAAGGCGGCGGCCCTGGCCGAGCGCCACTCCGGCGGCCACGTGGCGGTGATTCCCGGCCGCGTGTCGGTCGACGTGGTGCCGCAAGGCGCCAACAAGGGGTCCGGCATCGCCTTCCTGATGGAGCACACGCCGTTCCACGGCCGGGTGCCGGTGCATGTGGGCGACGACGTTCCCGACGAGCCCGGCTTCCTCATGTCGCGCGATCTCGGCGGCTACGGCATCACCATCGGCCGCAAGGTTGAGGGCGTCGACAGCCGCTTGCCCGACCATGAGGCGACGTGGGACATGCTCGCCGCCTATGAGGCGCGCTGGCTGGACGACGAGCGCGCCGCCGCGCAATAG
- a CDS encoding Dabb family protein, with protein sequence MILHCVFMKMPAAASSADVLKLYGAVAALKSFVPGMVDFKAGPNASPEGLGHGFQHGFVVTFTDAAARDAYLVHPEHVKVGDKIVAAAEGGLDGILVYDFEV encoded by the coding sequence ATGATCCTGCATTGCGTGTTCATGAAGATGCCGGCCGCCGCTTCGTCGGCCGACGTCCTGAAGCTCTATGGCGCCGTGGCGGCGCTGAAGTCGTTCGTGCCCGGCATGGTCGACTTCAAGGCCGGCCCGAACGCATCGCCGGAAGGCCTCGGTCACGGCTTCCAGCACGGCTTCGTCGTCACCTTCACCGACGCGGCGGCGCGCGATGCCTATCTCGTCCACCCCGAGCACGTGAAGGTCGGCGACAAGATCGTGGCCGCCGCCGAGGGCGGGCTGGACGGTATCCTCGTCTACGATTTTGAAGTTTGA
- a CDS encoding MDR family MFS transporter, with amino-acid sequence MTHTTDQPVLTEDDKTKIVVTALLCMFLAALDQTIVTPALPIMGASLGGGEWVSWIVSAYFLTATAVTPLYGKLADLKGRRPVLYAGVGIFVAGSLISAMAPTMAVLIAGRALQGLGGGGLMALVQTIIGDVAPPRERGKYMVYISAVWATSSIAGPVLGGLLAEYVHWSAIFWLNLPLGIVAVSLSMKPLSRLPDIRRDHRLDIQGALMIMAATLLFLLPLTLGGHAYPWSSPLILSMLVASAATFVLFAWYQFQPEEPLLPPRIFGDRVIALTSATSFLAAAGMFGFSVYYPVYLQLIDGLGASAAGLALLGPMLGSVAGSSISARILRKGKHYKRLPMIGSALSMVSLAVVGLLAGDVSFWVIEALAALTAFGQGTLFPVGTVMVQNAANPRDLGTATGAYTFVRSLGSVVAIAVLGAIVGSAGIGEHISEGALAPEARESAVAAFRALFFAAAAAQLLSLALLSRIEERPLRGRTPPPVDE; translated from the coding sequence ATGACGCATACGACCGACCAGCCGGTTCTCACCGAGGACGACAAGACCAAGATCGTCGTCACCGCCCTTCTGTGCATGTTCCTGGCCGCCCTCGACCAGACCATCGTCACTCCGGCACTGCCGATCATGGGCGCCTCGCTCGGCGGCGGCGAATGGGTGTCGTGGATCGTGTCGGCCTATTTCCTGACGGCGACGGCGGTGACGCCGCTCTACGGCAAGCTCGCCGACCTCAAGGGGCGGCGGCCGGTGCTCTATGCCGGCGTCGGCATCTTCGTGGCCGGCTCGCTGATCTCGGCGATGGCGCCGACGATGGCGGTACTGATCGCCGGCCGTGCCTTGCAGGGTCTCGGCGGCGGTGGCCTGATGGCGCTCGTCCAGACCATCATCGGCGACGTGGCGCCGCCGCGCGAGCGCGGCAAGTACATGGTGTACATTTCCGCCGTCTGGGCGACGTCGAGCATCGCCGGGCCGGTGCTGGGCGGGCTTCTGGCCGAATATGTCCACTGGTCGGCGATCTTCTGGCTGAACCTGCCGCTCGGCATCGTGGCGGTCAGTCTGTCGATGAAGCCGCTGTCCCGCCTGCCGGACATCCGTCGCGACCATCGGCTTGATATCCAGGGCGCGCTGATGATCATGGCGGCGACGCTGTTGTTCCTGTTGCCACTGACGCTCGGCGGGCATGCCTATCCTTGGAGCTCGCCGCTCATCCTGAGCATGCTGGTGGCATCGGCGGCCACCTTCGTGCTGTTCGCCTGGTACCAGTTCCAGCCGGAAGAGCCGCTGTTGCCGCCACGCATCTTCGGCGACCGGGTGATCGCGCTCACCTCGGCCACCTCCTTCCTGGCGGCGGCCGGCATGTTCGGCTTCTCGGTCTATTATCCGGTCTACCTGCAACTGATCGACGGCCTCGGCGCCTCGGCGGCCGGTCTGGCGTTGCTCGGCCCGATGCTCGGATCGGTGGCGGGCTCCAGCATCTCGGCGCGGATCCTGCGCAAGGGGAAGCACTACAAGCGGCTGCCAATGATCGGCAGCGCCCTGTCGATGGTGTCGCTGGCGGTGGTCGGCCTGCTCGCTGGCGACGTGTCCTTCTGGGTGATCGAGGCGCTGGCGGCGCTGACCGCCTTCGGGCAGGGCACGCTGTTCCCGGTTGGCACCGTCATGGTGCAGAACGCCGCCAACCCGCGCGACCTCGGTACGGCGACTGGCGCCTATACCTTCGTGCGCTCGCTGGGCTCGGTCGTCGCCATCGCCGTGCTGGGCGCCATCGTCGGCAGCGCCGGCATCGGCGAGCATATCAGCGAGGGGGCGCTGGCCCCGGAGGCCCGGGAGAGCGCCGTCGCCGCCTTCAGGGCGCTGTTCTTCGCCGCCGCCGCCGCGCAGCTGCTGTCGCTGGCGCTGCTGTCCCGCATCGAGGAGCGCCCCCTGCGCGGCCGCACGCCGCCGCCGGTGGACGAATAA